TCGATCAGCGGGATGATCCCGAAGGTTGCGGCGAGCCCTTTCAGGCGGAGCGCCGCCATTTCCCAGTTCGCGTCGCAGCGCGCGCGGCGCATCAGGTCGGCGAGGTCGCGTGCACTGCCGGTAAAGGCGCCACGCAGATCCATCGCCATCGCCGGGTCGCCGCCGAACGCTGCGCTCAGGTAACGATCGAGGGGACCACTGTCGAAAGACATTCCACAGCTTTGCCAGCTTGTGGTTAAGTTTCCGTTTCATGGCCGGCATTTGATGCTAAGATGGCGGGATGAGCGGGGAAAAGAAAATCGTGGGATTGTGGCGGGATTCCGCGGCGAACCAGGAAGCAGACAGCAAGGCGCCGGCGGAAGTGACAGCGCCCGAAAACCCGGCTGCGCCCGAAGCGGCGGCGCCGGCCGAACGCGATTGGCTCGATATGTCGTCGCTGAACGATGCCGAAACCGCCGAGGATGCGGTGGCGCCGGCATGGCGCGACCGCGCCTTCCCCACCCTGCTCGGCCTCCTCGCGATCGGCTGGACGGGTTTCGCACTCGCGGTGGCAACCGAGGGTTTCGCCCGCGGTCCGGCCCTCACCGACTGGCCGCTGTTGATCGCGACCATCGCAATGCCGCTGACCTTGCTCGCGATATTGTGGATGATTCTGCTACGCTCGAGCCGGTCGGAGCAGGCGCGCTTCGCCCGCGTCGCCGCCGCCCTGCGCGAAGAGAATATGGCTCTGAACCAGTCGATGCACGCGCTCGGCCTGCATCTCGCCGACGCGCAAAAGCAACTCGGCGAACAGGCGAGGCTCGTTCAGCAGCTCGGCCTCGACACCGTCTCGCGCCTCACCGAAAGCAGCGACAAGCTCGCAAGCAACGCCTCGGTGATCGCCAACGCCCACGACCAGCTCGCGCGGTCGGGCGATGTCGCGATGCAGCGGATGGACGGGCTGCTCGCCGGCCTGCCGCGGATCGACGATGTCGCCCAGCGGCTGGCAGTCAATTTCCGCGAGGCAGGGCTCGTCGCGCATCAGCAGGGCGCCAATCTCGAGGCTCGACTCGCCGCGCTCGGCGAAGAGGCCGCCAAAGCCGCACAGACCAGCGAGACCTCGACCGCGAGCATTCTCGAGGCGATCGTCGCGCTCCAGGGACAGGCGAAGGAGACCGAGTCCGACCTGCTCTCCGCGTCGGCGCAAGTCACCGACGCGCACGATGCCGCCCTCGCCCGCATGTCGAACGTCGCCGTTTCTGCACGCGACGAGATGACCTCGACCGTCGCCGCGATGACGGGCGAGATCGACAGGAGCTGGCAGCAGTTTCGCGACGGCGTCGACGCCGCCGCGGCGCAGATGGACGCCCGGCTCGCGGCGGCGCGCGACGCGGGC
This genomic interval from Sphingopyxis chilensis contains the following:
- a CDS encoding Hpt domain-containing protein, encoding MSFDSGPLDRYLSAAFGGDPAMAMDLRGAFTGSARDLADLMRRARCDANWEMAALRLKGLAATFGIIPLIELAEAAMAGAPGDPAILRQINRTIDEIA